One Saimiri boliviensis isolate mSaiBol1 chromosome 5, mSaiBol1.pri, whole genome shotgun sequence genomic window carries:
- the LOC101029850 gene encoding golgin subfamily A member 6-like protein 2 isoform X2, giving the protein MGLSPSLGTLRRPAFPAKSLNLPSKAKYHRDPQRGFKSNTRTPDERPKWLHEQLREYHHQHNSSGIGPGVTDTNRQINNGGDPERTASAGCHSPDDENKLSHHHQAALRRQGEVQAHKISALEREVYFTESVSRWLEGRNLGTPSSFNLALGQAFRGSPLGLLSTSLLPEDGSYLSELLQCASQHVEDLKRALSDTATQKKAADRCNGELTKERDGPSLKLCRNT; this is encoded by the exons ATGGGCCTGAGCCCGAGCCTGGGGACTCTGCGGAGGCCTGCCTTCCCAGCCAAGTCACTGAACCTCCCTTCCAAGGCCAAGTACCACAGAGATCCCCAGAGAGGCTTCAAGTCCAACACCAGGACCCCAGACGAGAGGCCGAAGTGGCTCCACGAGCAG CTGAGAGAATATCATCATCAGCACAACAGCTCTGGTATTGGTCCAGGAGTAACTGACACCAACAGGCAAATAAATAATGGTGGTGACCCTGAGAGAACTGCTTCTGCTGGCTGCCACTCACCTGACGAT gaaaacaagctcagcCACCACCATCAGGCAGCGCtcaggaggcagggagag GTTCAGGCTCACAAAATCAGTGCCCTGGAGAGAGAAGTATATTTCACGGAGAGTGTGTCCAGGTGGCTAGAAGGTAGGAATCTGGGCACCCCATCATCCTTCAACCTGGCACTTGGACAGGCTTTTAGGGGGAGTCCCTTGGGCCTCCTCTCAACCTCTCTTCTTCCAGAAGACGGCAGTTACCTCTCCGAACTCCTGCAATGTGCCTCCCAACACGTGGAGGACTTAAAGCGGGCTCTGTCTGATACCGCCACACAGAAAAAGGCGGCGGACAGG TGCAACGGGGAATTAACAAAGGAGAGGGACGGCCCGAGTCTGAAACTGTGCAGGAACACGTAG
- the LOC101029850 gene encoding golgin subfamily A member 6-like protein 26 isoform X3 has product MGLSPSLGTLRRPAFPAKSLNLPSKAKYHRDPQRGFKSNTRTPDERPKWLHEQLREYHHQHNSSGIGPGVTDTNRQINNGGDPERTASAGCHSPDDENKLSHHHQAALRRQGEVQAHKISALEREVYFTESVSRWLEEDGSYLSELLQCASQHVEDLKRALSDTATQKKAADRVSPTTCPIPWQPSFPDGGVSLKVPSAGWSILPRRHHGPFLGAFVCGC; this is encoded by the exons ATGGGCCTGAGCCCGAGCCTGGGGACTCTGCGGAGGCCTGCCTTCCCAGCCAAGTCACTGAACCTCCCTTCCAAGGCCAAGTACCACAGAGATCCCCAGAGAGGCTTCAAGTCCAACACCAGGACCCCAGACGAGAGGCCGAAGTGGCTCCACGAGCAG CTGAGAGAATATCATCATCAGCACAACAGCTCTGGTATTGGTCCAGGAGTAACTGACACCAACAGGCAAATAAATAATGGTGGTGACCCTGAGAGAACTGCTTCTGCTGGCTGCCACTCACCTGACGAT gaaaacaagctcagcCACCACCATCAGGCAGCGCtcaggaggcagggagag GTTCAGGCTCACAAAATCAGTGCCCTGGAGAGAGAAGTATATTTCACGGAGAGTGTGTCCAGGTGGCTAGAAG AAGACGGCAGTTACCTCTCCGAACTCCTGCAATGTGCCTCCCAACACGTGGAGGACTTAAAGCGGGCTCTGTCTGATACCGCCACACAGAAAAAGGCGGCGGACAGGGTAAGTCCAACCACCTGCCCCATCCCCTGGCAACCCAGCTTCCCAGATGGAGGAGTGAGTCTAAAGGTCCCTTCTGCAGGATGGAGCATCCTTCCCAGAAGGCACCACGGGCCATTTCTTGGTGCTTTTGTGTGTGGTTGTTAG
- the LOC101029850 gene encoding golgin subfamily A member 6-like protein 2 isoform X1 codes for MGLSPSLGTLRRPAFPAKSLNLPSKAKYHRDPQRGFKSNTRTPDERPKWLHEQLREYHHQHNSSGIGPGVTDTNRQINNGGDPERTASAGCHSPDDENKLSHHHQAALRRQGEVQAHKISALEREVYFTESVSRWLEGRNLGTPSSFNLALGQAFRGSPLGLLSTSLLPEDGSYLSELLQCASQHVEDLKRALSDTATQKKAADRVSPTTCPIPWQPSFPDGGVSLKVPSAGWSILPRRHHGPFLGAFVCGC; via the exons ATGGGCCTGAGCCCGAGCCTGGGGACTCTGCGGAGGCCTGCCTTCCCAGCCAAGTCACTGAACCTCCCTTCCAAGGCCAAGTACCACAGAGATCCCCAGAGAGGCTTCAAGTCCAACACCAGGACCCCAGACGAGAGGCCGAAGTGGCTCCACGAGCAG CTGAGAGAATATCATCATCAGCACAACAGCTCTGGTATTGGTCCAGGAGTAACTGACACCAACAGGCAAATAAATAATGGTGGTGACCCTGAGAGAACTGCTTCTGCTGGCTGCCACTCACCTGACGAT gaaaacaagctcagcCACCACCATCAGGCAGCGCtcaggaggcagggagag GTTCAGGCTCACAAAATCAGTGCCCTGGAGAGAGAAGTATATTTCACGGAGAGTGTGTCCAGGTGGCTAGAAGGTAGGAATCTGGGCACCCCATCATCCTTCAACCTGGCACTTGGACAGGCTTTTAGGGGGAGTCCCTTGGGCCTCCTCTCAACCTCTCTTCTTCCAGAAGACGGCAGTTACCTCTCCGAACTCCTGCAATGTGCCTCCCAACACGTGGAGGACTTAAAGCGGGCTCTGTCTGATACCGCCACACAGAAAAAGGCGGCGGACAGGGTAAGTCCAACCACCTGCCCCATCCCCTGGCAACCCAGCTTCCCAGATGGAGGAGTGAGTCTAAAGGTCCCTTCTGCAGGATGGAGCATCCTTCCCAGAAGGCACCACGGGCCATTTCTTGGTGCTTTTGTGTGTGGTTGTTAG
- the LOC101029850 gene encoding golgin subfamily A member 6-like protein 26 isoform X4: MGLSPSLGTLRRPAFPAKSLNLPSKAKYHRDPQRGFKSNTRTPDERPKWLHEQLREYHHQHNSSGIGPGVTDTNRQINNGGDPERTASAGCHSPDDENKLSHHHQAALRRQGEVQAHKISALEREVYFTESVSRWLEDGSYLSELLQCASQHVEDLKRALSDTATQKKAADRVSPTTCPIPWQPSFPDGGVSLKVPSAGWSILPRRHHGPFLGAFVCGC; the protein is encoded by the exons ATGGGCCTGAGCCCGAGCCTGGGGACTCTGCGGAGGCCTGCCTTCCCAGCCAAGTCACTGAACCTCCCTTCCAAGGCCAAGTACCACAGAGATCCCCAGAGAGGCTTCAAGTCCAACACCAGGACCCCAGACGAGAGGCCGAAGTGGCTCCACGAGCAG CTGAGAGAATATCATCATCAGCACAACAGCTCTGGTATTGGTCCAGGAGTAACTGACACCAACAGGCAAATAAATAATGGTGGTGACCCTGAGAGAACTGCTTCTGCTGGCTGCCACTCACCTGACGAT gaaaacaagctcagcCACCACCATCAGGCAGCGCtcaggaggcagggagag GTTCAGGCTCACAAAATCAGTGCCCTGGAGAGAGAAGTATATTTCACGGAGAGTGTGTCCAGGTGGCTAGAAG ACGGCAGTTACCTCTCCGAACTCCTGCAATGTGCCTCCCAACACGTGGAGGACTTAAAGCGGGCTCTGTCTGATACCGCCACACAGAAAAAGGCGGCGGACAGGGTAAGTCCAACCACCTGCCCCATCCCCTGGCAACCCAGCTTCCCAGATGGAGGAGTGAGTCTAAAGGTCCCTTCTGCAGGATGGAGCATCCTTCCCAGAAGGCACCACGGGCCATTTCTTGGTGCTTTTGTGTGTGGTTGTTAG